One genomic window of Novosphingobium aureum includes the following:
- a CDS encoding ABC transporter substrate-binding protein, with product MRIYLIFGVFIGGVIALALGLALTFSGSPAGLDEARREGEVQVYANVDSEAVAQLIAAFEARHTGVRVHFHDLTSDTLNARFLAEAKARKPGADIVWSSAMDMQAKLVNDGYALTYASPQSDALPEDAVWNAQSYKVTAEPVVLAYNRDLIAPQDVPRTHAALEVLLTSRRDELAGKLVMYDPASSSFGYLLLTQDIAATRDTHSLIDAIGRTRPRLMTTTRSMLDELAQGEAALAYNVVGPYAEQRAKADPRIGIVYPEDYTILTSRVAFIAREAPHPAAAKLFLDFLLSREGQQSLARAGLSPIRRDVSRVRLPAEQVRPIPGGPRLFVNLDPIKRARFLAQWNAALANQGPPE from the coding sequence TTGCGTATTTACCTAATTTTCGGCGTGTTCATAGGGGGTGTCATCGCTCTGGCCCTCGGACTTGCGCTGACGTTCAGCGGCTCCCCGGCAGGACTGGACGAAGCCCGCCGCGAAGGCGAGGTACAGGTCTACGCCAACGTGGATAGCGAAGCCGTCGCGCAATTGATCGCAGCCTTCGAAGCGCGCCACACGGGCGTGCGGGTGCACTTTCACGACCTCACCTCGGACACGCTCAACGCCCGTTTCCTTGCCGAGGCGAAGGCACGCAAGCCCGGCGCGGACATCGTCTGGTCCTCGGCGATGGACATGCAGGCCAAGCTCGTCAACGACGGCTACGCGCTGACCTATGCCAGCCCGCAAAGCGACGCTCTGCCCGAAGATGCGGTGTGGAACGCGCAGTCCTACAAGGTGACCGCCGAGCCTGTGGTCCTGGCCTACAACCGCGATCTGATCGCGCCGCAGGACGTGCCGCGCACGCACGCGGCGCTCGAGGTACTGCTCACCAGCCGCCGCGACGAACTGGCCGGCAAGCTCGTCATGTACGACCCGGCGTCTTCCAGTTTCGGCTATCTCCTGCTCACTCAGGATATCGCCGCGACGCGCGACACCCATTCGCTGATCGACGCAATAGGCCGCACCCGGCCCCGGCTGATGACAACGACCCGGTCCATGCTCGATGAGCTGGCGCAGGGAGAGGCCGCGCTCGCCTACAACGTCGTGGGCCCCTACGCGGAACAGCGCGCCAAGGCCGATCCGCGCATCGGCATCGTCTATCCCGAGGACTACACGATACTCACCTCGCGCGTGGCGTTCATCGCCCGCGAGGCGCCCCACCCGGCGGCAGCGAAGCTCTTTCTCGATTTCCTTCTTTCGCGCGAGGGGCAGCAAAGCCTCGCGCGCGCCGGGCTCTCCCCGATCCGGCGCGATGTCTCACGCGTTCGCCTCCCTGCCGAGCAGGTCCGTCCGATCCCGGGTGGCCCGCGGCTTTTCGTCAACCTCGATCCGATCAAGCGTGCCCGCTTCCTTGCCCAATGGAATGCCGCTCTCGCGAACCAAGGCCCCCCAGAATGA
- a CDS encoding porin, whose amino-acid sequence MKTIPISCALGALLTATPTLAQTPSAQDLADLVRQQAAEIADLRERVKELETRSEAQPPRATPPVLAESPAAPEDTSGQGTQPPTLVTAPYAPQLIPPGPAERDIARARSANLAGVTTEWGAGLPVFHSADGEYTFKPRGRILADVGSTFGSDHDGRNITTTGMRALRLGFEGGVGTHFFYQIEADFSENAAEIMTAYVGWRDALSDDVSFDLRAGHLFNDRAFDGSTGSDSTAFLERNTVANTIVPERGYYGVGAMARAFFPRGHVSLSITGDRVDGDQSDSDSRTITARAHVNPLRSDTGALHLGAWGFDESLASSAQDLTRNTFMGTRFNGALRVSTGALEGGTGTTGYGFELGGYQGPIWVMAEAGQRLARRDAARPDFRTRAYAVSAGWFLTGELPPYNPRNGSFGQPRVLDPVFGGGTGAIELTGRYEQVAFQNIPQPADGWTATLGANWYLNSFTRIQVNGIYWQIDNATGPYAGSDSGQTLAARLGVTF is encoded by the coding sequence ATGAAAACTATTCCGATCAGTTGCGCCCTCGGTGCACTGCTAACCGCCACTCCGACCCTTGCCCAGACGCCCTCGGCACAGGATCTGGCCGATCTCGTGCGCCAGCAAGCCGCTGAAATCGCGGACCTGCGCGAACGGGTCAAGGAACTGGAGACGCGCAGCGAGGCACAGCCACCGCGCGCAACCCCTCCCGTCCTCGCCGAAAGCCCTGCCGCGCCTGAAGACACCTCTGGTCAGGGCACGCAGCCCCCGACCCTCGTCACCGCCCCCTACGCGCCGCAACTCATCCCCCCTGGTCCGGCCGAGCGCGACATCGCCCGTGCACGCTCCGCAAACCTTGCAGGAGTCACGACCGAATGGGGCGCGGGTTTGCCGGTCTTCCACTCCGCCGACGGCGAATACACCTTCAAGCCGCGCGGCAGGATCCTCGCCGACGTGGGATCGACGTTCGGCTCTGACCATGACGGGCGCAACATCACGACGACCGGCATGCGCGCGCTGCGCCTCGGCTTCGAAGGCGGCGTGGGCACCCACTTCTTCTATCAGATCGAAGCCGATTTCTCCGAGAACGCGGCCGAGATCATGACCGCATACGTGGGCTGGCGCGACGCGCTGTCCGACGATGTCAGCTTCGACCTGCGCGCCGGACACCTGTTCAACGACCGCGCGTTCGACGGCTCGACCGGTTCGGATTCCACCGCCTTCCTCGAACGCAACACCGTCGCCAACACGATCGTGCCCGAACGTGGCTATTATGGCGTGGGTGCAATGGCGCGCGCCTTCTTTCCGCGCGGGCACGTTTCGCTCTCGATTACGGGTGATCGCGTCGACGGCGATCAGTCCGATAGCGACAGCCGCACGATCACGGCGCGCGCACACGTCAACCCGTTGCGTTCGGATACCGGGGCGCTGCACCTGGGTGCCTGGGGCTTTGACGAATCGCTCGCATCCTCGGCGCAAGATCTGACCCGCAACACGTTCATGGGTACCCGCTTCAACGGGGCCCTGCGCGTCTCCACAGGCGCGCTCGAAGGCGGGACGGGAACCACCGGCTACGGGTTCGAGCTGGGCGGTTACCAGGGCCCGATCTGGGTCATGGCCGAGGCCGGCCAGCGCCTCGCCCGGCGCGACGCCGCTCGCCCCGATTTCCGCACCCGCGCCTACGCGGTGTCTGCCGGATGGTTCCTCACCGGTGAACTTCCCCCCTACAATCCGCGCAACGGCAGCTTTGGCCAGCCTCGCGTCCTCGACCCCGTGTTCGGCGGCGGCACCGGCGCGATCGAGCTGACAGGTCGCTACGAGCAGGTCGCCTTCCAGAACATTCCCCAACCGGCCGATGGCTGGACCGCCACGCTCGGCGCCAACTGGTACCTCAACAGCTTCACGCGCATCCAGGTCAACGGGATCTACTGGCAGATCGACAATGCCACCGGGCCCTACGCGGGAAGCGACAGCGGCCAGACCCTCGCCGCGCGTCTCGGCGTGACCTTCTAG